The following DNA comes from Bacteroidia bacterium.
CTTGGCATGATAATCCAGGCATTCAAAATCAATCCTGTATGTTGTTGGCAGTATTTCAGGCTATCAATAAGTACATAACAGTATTCCTTTCGGGTAAAGAGATCAATTCAATGTACCACTGCAAAACTTACAAATTAAGGCTAGGTTTGATCTCGAAATTCCTGGTCTTTACCGGCATTCCCACAAGCGGACGCTTGCGGGAGAGTGAGCAGGATAACAGAGGAATTGTACACGCGAGGGCTTTAGCCCTTCTATTCTAAAAGGGCTAAAGCCCTGATGCTTTCGTTGTTGGTCTCCTTTCCTCCGCCCTGAAGTACGAAGCTACTGATGCCCTGAAGGATGGGTTTGAGCCTCTGGAGAAATATTTATACTCCCTGAAAGGCAGTATAAATTCAAAACATAGTACCATTCTTCCTTATGATTCAAGCATTCCCACTTCTATCGTATCCTATCCAGAATCTCCCCGATCAACCCGGGGCCGGAAAACACGAAGCCGGTATAAAGCTGCACCAGATCAGCGCCCGAAGAGAATTTGTTCATGGCGTCCTGTGCGGTCATTACACCACCGGAGCCAATGAGGGCAAGCTTTCCCTGGGAACGTTCGCGGAGCTTGTTCAGCACAGCCGTGGATTTATTGGTGAGCGGGGCACCACTCATTCCGCCCTCACCAATGGCCGCCACGCGGTCTGGTTCCAGGCCATCCCGCTCGATGGTGGTGTTGGTCGCCACGAGGCCATCAAGCTTATTTTTCAGCGCTATTTCCACAATCTCGTCCAACTGCTCATTGGTGAGGTCTGGCGCTATTTTCAGGAATACCGGCCGCTGCCCCGGCTGCCTGTGGTTTTCGTCCTGCACAGCGCCCAGGATGCGCTGTAGTCCTTCCTTGTTTTGCAGCTCCCGAAGTCCGGGCGTATTGGGCGAGCTTAGGTTTATTACAAAATAATCAACCAGCCCGTTTAAGGCAGAAAAACAGGCTACATAATCCTTCTCCGCTTGCTCATTGGGCGTGTCCTTGTTCTTGCCAATGTTGCCGCCAATCACCATGTCGTCTGTGCGATTTTCCAGGCGCTTTGCCACAGCCGCCACACCATCGTTGTTAAAGCCCATGCGGTTTATCACCGCCTTCTGCCTGGGCAGCCGGAACAATCGTGGTTTGGCATTGCCTGCTTGTGGCCGTGGCGTTACCGTTCCTATTTCAATAAATCCAAATCCCAATGCAAATAGTTCATGGTAAAAGCGGGCATTTTTGTCCAGCCCGGCAGCCAGCCCAACCGGATTCCTGAATGTAATTCCGGCCACAGTTTTCGGTAAATTCGCGTGCTTTGCACCCAGCGCTCCCTTTATTCCCGGAAGGTGCATGGCCAGCTTCAGGGATTGCAGGCTCAGGTCGTGGGCCGCCTCGGCAGGCAGGGAAAAAAGCAACGGGCGCAGGATTGAATATAAATTCATAATGACAAAGGTAGCAAGCCACCAAACCAACATCAACGCAAACTATGGCAGAAGCCCACGATAAACGCCCACTGGCCGAGCGGATGCGGCCCCGAAACCTTGATGATTTTATTGGGCAGGAACATCTGCTTGGCAAGACTTCGGTGCTGCGCCAGGCCGTGGAAAGCGGCACTGTACCTTCCATGATTTTCTGGGGACCACCAGGCGTGGGGAAAACCACCATGGCCCACATTATCGCTGAAAATGCGGGGCTGCCTTTCTATGCACTGAGCGCCATTAGTTCGGGCGTAAAGGATCTGCGCAAAGTGATAGAAGAAGCCGAAGCAGGAGAGCAGGCGCTGCTCTTTATTGACGAAATCCACCGCTTTAACAAAGCACAACAGGATGCCCTGCTGGGGGCGGTAGAACGCGGAACCATCGTATTGATTGGCGCCACCACAGAGAACCCTTCGTTTGAGGTGATCTCTGCCCTACTCTCCCGCTGCCAGGTGTATATTTTGAAACCACACGAAAAAGATGATTTGGTGGCCATTGCCCATCGCGCCATAAAGGATGACGAAATCCTGCAACAGTGGCAGATCGAAGTAAAGGAATGGGAGGCCATGCTCCGGCTGTCGGGAGGCGATGCACGCAGGCTGCTGAATGTGCTGGAACTGGTGGTGAACAGCTTTAAGGAGAAGAAGGTGGTGATAACGGATGAGCTCGTGATGGAGCGCGTGCAACAGAAAATGGCACTTTACGACAAAACCGGAGAGCAGCACTACGACATTATTTCTGCGTTCATAAAAAGCATGCGCGGCAGCGACCCCAATGCTGCGGTGTATTGGCTGGCGCGGATGCTGGAAGGTGGGGAGGACCCCAAGTTCATCGCCCGCAGGATGCTAATCCTGGCCTCAGAAGATATTGGCAATGCAAACCCCAATGCGCTGCTACTGGCCACCAGTACTTTCCAGGCCATTGATGTAATCGGGATGCCTGAAGCGCGGATCATCCTGTCGCAATGCGCTACCTACCTTGCTTCATCCGCAAAGAGCAATGCCAGTTACGAGGCCATTGGGGCTGCCCAGAAACTGGTGAGGCAGCAAGGCGACTTGCCTGTGCCGCTCCACCTGCGCAATGCGCCAACCAAGCTGATGAAGCAAATTGGCTATGGAAAGGATTACCAGTACAGCCACGGCTTTCAGGACAATTTCTCAGCGCAGGAATATTTGCCCGAAAAGCTCAGCGGCACCAAGATTTACGACCCCGGCAAAAACCCGCGCGAAGAGCAGCTCCGCCAGTTCCTGAAGCAGCGATGGAAGGGGAAGTATGGGTATTGATGTAATTAAAGGATTGTATTCAAACATAGGCTACGGTATTATAGATTCTTGTTTGATCACAATCATTTTTATTTATAATTAATAATACGTTAATATTTATACTATTTACGGTGTCAATTCCAAATTTCCCGAAATCGTTGTCATTCCCGCAAAAAGGGGAGTCTCCGGCTGTAAAGCAACCACGTAACTTTTATAAGGGCTTTATGCGCAGGAGATACAGGATATTACGCTCGCGAAATTCAGGAATGACAGGTTTGTTTGTATTTCAGGCTCATGGGTAAAGTTTGGACATGAGCACAAGTTCATGTCCGCGAAAGCTGTTTTTTTGGACATGAGTTTAATTATCCTTTTTTTAGTAATTGATATAATTTAGTGTTTATAAATATCAATTCTTTTCCTTTTTCTTCTGATTCAAGGATTTTTAATTCTTCTAAACTTCTAAGATAATTGGAAGCTGTTTTTCGGTTCAGTCTCATTCCATTCACCAGAAACTCAATTTTACAATAAGGATGAATGAACAATTGCTCAATAAGATCTTTCGAATAAATTCGGGGAAGGCTTTTCTGAACAATTGTCTGAGTCTCAGAAAATATCTTGTTGATTTGTTTTATTTGATCAATGGTTTGCAGTGCGGTAATTTCGATGCCCTTCAATATAAACAACACCCAAGCATCCCATTTCGCCTGTGTTCGCACTTCTTGCAGCAAACGATAATAGGTCACTTTGTGGTGGATAATATAGGCACTTAAATACAATACCGGATCGTCAATTAAATTTTTTAACACCAGATACAAGATGTTGATGATTCTGCCGGTTCGACCATTGCCATCATAGAAGGGATGAATGCTTTCAAACTGATAATGCTGCACAGCCAATTTGATCAGTGGTGAAACCTCATCATCATCATCAATATTCAGATAGTCTTCAAGGTTCTTCATTAACTTATTAATGGTCTCCTGATTATCTGGGGGCGTATAAATGGTTTTATTCGTCAGATCATTTATGAGTGCTGTTCCTGGCAATTTTCTAATGCCTGCATCATTCTCCTCCAATTCCTGTTGAATGGATACAATGCCATTGGTGCTCAAAAATCCATTTTCCCTGACGAGACGAAACCCGGACAGCAATGCCTCCCGATAACGCAGGACTTCTTTAGTGGCCGGATCTGGATTAGCTGCCGTGGCTGTCAACGCTTGGTATAGTTTATCCTGGGTGGTTATCACGTTTTCGATTTCGGAGCTTGCGCGGGCTTCCTTCAGAATAACAGCGTTAAGGAGTATTTTTGGATTTGGAAGTGTCCTGGCCAAACCCTTTAGCTCTGCTAATGCTACGGCCGATTTACTCTCCTGACGAAGGATTGATAAGGTTTCAATCAGTGATTGCCGGGGAGGCAAAAATGGTAAACTGTTATAGGGTTTATCAGGATTAAAGGTCATGCTTTTTATTATATAAAGTATGTGTGCCCCGCTATGAAATTTTTCATAAAACCAATGCCAATTTTAAAAAAGGTCGGTGCTCGTTGAAGCAGGACAATTTTTGTCAAATATAGAATTTTCAGAAATGGCTATAGGTCATTTTCTTCCTTCGTTCACCAATCACGGATTTGCAGGCTCAATAACCTTCTCGTTTCTCTTACGGTTCAATAGCCGCATCTTTGCACAGGCCGTAACCAAAAAAGCCAATTATGCTTATCCATCGGGAAACATTGATTTCGGATGATGTAATCAACGAGGAGTTTGTCTGCAACATCAGCAAGTGCAAGGGTATATGCTGCGTGGAAGGGGATTTTGGCGCTCCACTGGAAAAGGATGAGATACAGCAGATAAAATCGGATTACAAGAAGAAGCCCGCCCAGCACCAGCAGCGTCTTAAAGCGCATTAAATTTTTTCCGAATATACTATTTCAGGATAATATCGTTCTGTCTTTCGTTGGACAGCAAATTACCGGTTTGCATCGCCCCGGGTTTTTTTAAACATCTGGCTTTTCCCGGAGCAAGTGGTAACTTGCCCCTCTTAAAATCAAAATTTGCCTTGATATGATTGCCTTCAAATCCCTGCCCTTACTCATTTTATTTATTGGTATTGCCTTTCAAACTTTTTCCCAGGATAAAAATCATGAGCGCCTCCCTGTGAAAATATGGGAGCGTGAATTTTCTGAGGGCACCTACGAGGGACCGAGTGAGGTTATGGATGTGGCTGGTGATTCTGCACGAAATTACTATTATACCGGCTATTTCACCAGTCCGAACGGAGGATACGATATGGCCCTCGTCAAAACCGGAGGGGACGGAAGTGTGATTTGGAAAAAGCGGATACCGGGTGAAGGAATCCACTGGAATAGCGGGCTAAAAATACAGATAGGAGCGCAGGGAAATATCTATGTGTTGGGAATGTTGTTTTTGAATAACGGCAACCATGTCACTTTGTTGAAATTTAATAATTCAGGAGAATTGATTTGGAAGACGCCCATCGAAAAAATGCGAACATACAGACCCTTAGGGTTGCGTGAGTGGAACATGCCCCAACATTTTAGGGAGGGCGACCATCATTATGTAATTTATGAAATGAATCCGAGAGATACGGTTGAAGAATTGAATTTGGTCAAAATAAATGATTCAGGAAATGTAATAAACAAAAGCAATATAGCACTCACCCCTGACCCATTGTATCCTCGAATATATTTTGATGAAGTAACCTTCCATGACGGCTTTTTCAGTACAATAATGCGTTCAATAAATCCATGGCCGAATAGACAAAGAGATCATTTGTTATTTTTTGATCTTAACGGTGTAATATTCATGACAAAAGAATACGCCACACCGTTGCCACCGATGCAACCCGAGATAATTGGTAGCACCGATTCATCTGTCTCAATTCGCTACACAGATGGTGCAACCGGTGATGTGGCAGGAATGGAGATAGGAAGGTCTGGTAATACGGCTGCCGCCATAAACTTAAGTCTTACAAATTATGATGACTTTTCAAGCAAGTTTGTGCGTCTCGATCATTATCATTATTCAGTTTTATATAATCTAATCCAACAACGCTATTATTTAGTAAAATGGGCTGACAGCCTAAAGATTGAGGATGAATTTCCATTGCCACTTCCAGAAAAGCCGCGTGGCATTCTGGCAGATGAGGACGCAGGGATATTTCTGATATACACTACGGACAGTGGGCTTACGGTCTATAACTATGATACAAATGGCAGCCTACGTTGGGTCAACTATTTTGAAGGAAGTATATGGGAACTGGATGTATGGGACGCTAAGATTGTTGGGGACCATTTGGTTTTTTGCATAAATCCTTTGCATAGATGGTCAGCAAGTGCCCAGGT
Coding sequences within:
- a CDS encoding Fic/DOC family N-terminal domain-containing protein; protein product: MTFNPDKPYNSLPFLPPRQSLIETLSILRQESKSAVALAELKGLARTLPNPKILLNAVILKEARASSEIENVITTQDKLYQALTATAANPDPATKEVLRYREALLSGFRLVRENGFLSTNGIVSIQQELEENDAGIRKLPGTALINDLTNKTIYTPPDNQETINKLMKNLEDYLNIDDDDEVSPLIKLAVQHYQFESIHPFYDGNGRTGRIINILYLVLKNLIDDPVLYLSAYIIHHKVTYYRLLQEVRTQAKWDAWVLFILKGIEITALQTIDQIKQINKIFSETQTIVQKSLPRIYSKDLIEQLFIHPYCKIEFLVNGMRLNRKTASNYLRSLEELKILESEEKGKELIFINTKLYQLLKKG
- a CDS encoding DUF3109 family protein, encoding MLIHRETLISDDVINEEFVCNISKCKGICCVEGDFGAPLEKDEIQQIKSDYKKKPAQHQQRLKAH
- a CDS encoding quinone-dependent dihydroorotate dehydrogenase; protein product: MNLYSILRPLLFSLPAEAAHDLSLQSLKLAMHLPGIKGALGAKHANLPKTVAGITFRNPVGLAAGLDKNARFYHELFALGFGFIEIGTVTPRPQAGNAKPRLFRLPRQKAVINRMGFNNDGVAAVAKRLENRTDDMVIGGNIGKNKDTPNEQAEKDYVACFSALNGLVDYFVINLSSPNTPGLRELQNKEGLQRILGAVQDENHRQPGQRPVFLKIAPDLTNEQLDEIVEIALKNKLDGLVATNTTIERDGLEPDRVAAIGEGGMSGAPLTNKSTAVLNKLRERSQGKLALIGSGGVMTAQDAMNKFSSGADLVQLYTGFVFSGPGLIGEILDRIR
- a CDS encoding replication-associated recombination protein A, which gives rise to MAEAHDKRPLAERMRPRNLDDFIGQEHLLGKTSVLRQAVESGTVPSMIFWGPPGVGKTTMAHIIAENAGLPFYALSAISSGVKDLRKVIEEAEAGEQALLFIDEIHRFNKAQQDALLGAVERGTIVLIGATTENPSFEVISALLSRCQVYILKPHEKDDLVAIAHRAIKDDEILQQWQIEVKEWEAMLRLSGGDARRLLNVLELVVNSFKEKKVVITDELVMERVQQKMALYDKTGEQHYDIISAFIKSMRGSDPNAAVYWLARMLEGGEDPKFIARRMLILASEDIGNANPNALLLATSTFQAIDVIGMPEARIILSQCATYLASSAKSNASYEAIGAAQKLVRQQGDLPVPLHLRNAPTKLMKQIGYGKDYQYSHGFQDNFSAQEYLPEKLSGTKIYDPGKNPREEQLRQFLKQRWKGKYGY